The Bacteroidota bacterium genome has a window encoding:
- a CDS encoding GIY-YIG nuclease family protein — protein MKTGGVYILECSDKSYYVGSTSNLEQRMAQHNSAIFGGYTTSRRPVKLIWSQEFCDMQYAIEAERKIKNKKIGYLK, from the coding sequence ATGAAAACTGGCGGTGTTTACATCTTAGAATGTTCGGATAAATCTTACTATGTTGGAAGTACCTCAAATTTAGAACAGAGGATGGCACAACATAACTCTGCAATTTTCGGTGGATATACTACATCACGAAGACCAGTGAAGTTGATATGGTCTCAAGAATTTTGTGACATGCAGTATGCAATAGAAGCCGAGAGAAAAATCAAAAA